From a single Marinobacter sp. THAF197a genomic region:
- a CDS encoding DUF1328 domain-containing protein — MLYWAVVCLVIAIVAGVLGFGGIAGTAAGFAKILFFIFLVLLVVSLLANALRGRGPKI; from the coding sequence ATGCTCTATTGGGCGGTAGTGTGTCTTGTTATTGCAATTGTTGCGGGCGTTCTGGGTTTCGGAGGCATCGCCGGAACGGCTGCGGGTTTTGCCAAGATCCTGTTTTTCATCTTTCTGGTCTTGTTGGTTGTTTCACTCCTCGCCAACGCGTTACGCGGTCGGGGCCCAAAAATCTGA
- a CDS encoding DMT family transporter, with protein sequence MPPVFFSFFVPALFVWLWSTGFIGAKYGLPYAEPFTLLFIRMLLTLIPLAVLAIVMRARWPGWRSAGHVAVTGILVHGCYLGGVFYAIDQGMSSGLVSLIVGLQPLVTALAAVVFLREAVSGKQWAGLVLGLAGVALVIAEKFGGTSSGDTGLPGLTLVWAGLALIGISLGTVYQKRFGTSVDLVSGTMIQYTAAAVLFGVGAMVLESRSVEWSLQFKLALGWLVFGLSVSAILLLMWLIRRGAASQVASLFYLVPPVTALEAFILFDERLGPMAMAGGIVAVAGVALVVASGPRKARSA encoded by the coding sequence ATGCCCCCGGTTTTCTTTTCCTTTTTTGTTCCTGCCCTGTTTGTCTGGCTCTGGAGCACCGGTTTCATTGGTGCCAAGTACGGCCTGCCGTATGCCGAGCCTTTTACGTTGTTGTTTATCCGGATGTTGCTCACGTTAATACCGCTGGCAGTCTTGGCCATCGTCATGCGTGCCCGATGGCCGGGCTGGCGCAGCGCTGGTCACGTGGCAGTCACCGGTATTCTGGTGCATGGCTGCTACCTGGGAGGGGTGTTCTACGCCATTGATCAGGGTATGTCGTCAGGATTGGTGTCGCTCATTGTGGGCTTGCAGCCGTTGGTAACAGCGCTGGCTGCTGTGGTGTTTCTACGTGAGGCGGTTTCGGGAAAGCAGTGGGCGGGATTGGTTTTGGGGCTTGCGGGTGTTGCTCTGGTGATCGCAGAAAAGTTTGGAGGAACCAGCTCCGGCGATACAGGGCTACCCGGGCTGACACTGGTCTGGGCAGGGCTGGCGCTGATCGGAATCTCCCTTGGCACCGTTTACCAGAAACGGTTTGGCACGTCGGTTGATCTGGTATCCGGCACCATGATTCAGTACACCGCAGCGGCCGTTTTGTTTGGTGTTGGTGCGATGGTGCTGGAGTCCCGAAGTGTGGAATGGTCGCTGCAGTTCAAGCTGGCCCTTGGCTGGCTGGTGTTTGGCCTGTCGGTCAGTGCCATTTTGCTTTTGATGTGGTTGATTCGACGCGGCGCAGCCTCTCAGGTGGCGAGTTTGTTCTACCTGGTGCCACCGGTAACGGCACTGGAGGCGTTTATCCTGTTTGATGAGCGCTTGGGGCCGATGGCCATGGCCGGCGGGATTGTTGCGGTGGCTGGCGTGGCCCTGGTTGTTGCTTCAGGGCCACGAAAAGCCAGGTCTGCCTAG
- a CDS encoding TIGR02647 family protein, with protein sequence MPFSPSHLAELNLLLQFPSISTQEGIKVHAHTAAPETVSAAESLYAKGLISQKDGGYLTPLGCEAVEFTQKLQSMLAGS encoded by the coding sequence ATGCCGTTCTCTCCGAGCCATCTTGCTGAGCTGAACCTGTTGCTGCAATTTCCTTCCATTTCCACCCAGGAAGGTATCAAGGTACACGCCCATACGGCGGCGCCGGAAACGGTGAGCGCTGCGGAGTCGTTGTATGCAAAGGGGCTGATCAGCCAGAAAGACGGTGGTTATCTGACGCCACTCGGTTGTGAGGCGGTGGAGTTTACCCAGAAGTTGCAGTCTATGCTGGCCGGCAGTTGA